The following proteins are encoded in a genomic region of Oncorhynchus kisutch isolate 150728-3 linkage group LG4, Okis_V2, whole genome shotgun sequence:
- the ogfrl1 gene encoding opioid growth factor receptor-like protein 1, which yields MGNLIGSLRYKEPSTVEECDSTWESDSECDEQPGDEDSGISECVSPPLTGRCGEQADMSPQFSDSSTKMKRSFYAAKDLYKYRHSYPNYKEPRLPNEYRNLRFYLNTIPLIPDVIFIEEILTKWKGDYDKLEHNHTYIQWLFPLREQGLNLYAQELTQEEIKEFLSTREAKRRFLLAYTLMLDFYGIKLLDKIGNVTRASNWQERFQHLNESQHNYLRITRILKSLGELGFEAFKAPLVRLLLDEALCRGTLPNMLHSILEYYVYTIRPRSLRRSLLRYAQQHYQPANSFLWGPPARRRGAGAGPGPILERERSGGDPHRARNPLTKQDSGGGGDGGGEGKGTKGCTASTKSLQEGVKGEYIETVPLED from the exons ATGGGAAATCTGATAGGCAGTTTGCGCTACAAGGAGCCGAGCACTGTGGAAGAATGCGACTCGACGTGGGAGTCAGACTCCGAATGCGATGAGCAGCCGGGTGATGAGGACAGCGGGATATCCGAGTGTGTCAGCCCCCCCTTGACGGGGAGATGCGGCGAACAAGCGGACATGTCCCCGCAG ttctctgACTCTAGCACCAAGATGAAGAGGAGCTTTTATGCTGCAAAGGATCTTTACAAATATCGCCACAGCTACCCG aACTACAAGGAGCCCCGCTTACCTAATGAGTACCGCAACCTTCGCTTCTACCTGAACACGATCCCTCTAATACCAGATG TCATCTTCATTGAGGAGATCCTGACCAAATGGAAAGGAGATTATGACAAACTGGAGCACAATCACACCTACATACAGTG GCTTTTCCCTCTGAGGGAGCAAGGGCTCAACCTCTATGCTCAAGAACTCACTCAGGAGGAGATCAAG GAATTCCTAAGCACTCGGGAGGCCAAGCGGCGATTCTTGCTGGCGTACACACTCATGCTGGATTTTTACGGAATCAAACTCCTGGATAAGATTGGGAATGTCACCCGAGCTTCCAACTGGCAAGAACGCTTCCAGCACCTCAATGA GTCACAGCACAACTATCTGCGGATCACGCGCATTCTCAAGTCTTTGGGTGAGCTTGGCTTCGAGGCCTTCAAAGCACCCCTGGTGCGTCTGCTGCTGGACGAGGCTCTGTGTCGAGGCACCCTGCCCAACATGCTGCACAGCATCCTGGAGTACTACGTCTACACAATCCGACCACGCTCCCTCCGCCGCAGCCTGCTCCGCTACGCACAACAGCACTACCAGCCGGCCAACTCCTTCCTCTGGGGGCCCCCGGCCAGGAGAAGAGGAGCTGGGGCCGGGCCAGGACCCatcctggagagggagaggagcggaggagaCCCCCATAGGGCTCGTAATCCGCTGACGAAGCAGGactcagggggagggggggatgggggaggagaggggaagggaaccAAGGGCTGTACCGCTTCCACGAAATCCCTCCAGGAGGGGGTGAAGGGCGAGTACATTGAGACTGTACCACTGGAAGACTGA